Proteins found in one Mangifera indica cultivar Alphonso chromosome 15, CATAS_Mindica_2.1, whole genome shotgun sequence genomic segment:
- the LOC123197786 gene encoding calmodulin-7 encodes MADQLTDDQISEFKEAFSLFDKDGDGCITTKELGTVMRSLGQNPTEAELQDMINEVDADGNGTIDFPEFLNLMARKMKDTDSEEELKEAFRVFDKDQNGFISAAELRHVMTNLGEKLTDEEVDEMIREADVDGDGQINYEEFVKVMMAK; translated from the exons ATGGCGGATCAACTCACCGATGACCAGATCTCCGAGTTCAAAGAAGCCTTCAGCTTGTTCGACAAGGATGGCGACG GTTGCATCACCACCAAGGAACTTGGGACTGTGATGAGATCATTGGGCCAGAACCCCACTGAGGCAGAGCTCCAGGACATGATTAACGAGGTGGATGCTGATGGTAACGGGACTATTGATTTCCCTGAGTTCCTTAATCTTATGGCCCGGAAGATGAAGGATACCGACTCTGAGGAGGAGCTTAAAGAAGCCTTCCGGGTATTTGACAAGGATCAGAATGGTTTCATTTCAGCTGCTGAGCTGCGCCACGTTATGACTAACCTAGGGGAGAAGCTGACCGATGAAGAAGTCGATGAGATGATAAGGGAAGCTGATGTAGATGGCGATGGCCAGATAAATTATGAGGAATTTGTCAAGGTTATGATGGCTAAGTAA